In a genomic window of Methylovirgula sp. 4M-Z18:
- a CDS encoding glycosyltransferase family 25 protein translates to MTSSGAPAPTIFERMKTFVINVETSVARREFMMRQCAAAGLDATIVKAVTPATLPAHPYRYAARRAEIYAGRPLMPTEIACAASHMRLWQQLLDDPDVDRYFILEDDVRIEPGIRDIVARLDPHAPSRIVKLSGMNERPMKRVEAVDDAHGLYRMAYGPLDAGAYVIDKPAAKRLLAYCAKLAMPIDVLMDRCYIHGVPIYSVIPYPAKGMGVFDANRPDYDPTDPLTTSIGVRPVKYSQSTSRVWRLMRSAVKIPASLLKRWAALTLRFRH, encoded by the coding sequence ATGACGTCCAGCGGCGCGCCGGCGCCCACTATCTTCGAGCGCATGAAGACATTCGTCATCAATGTGGAGACGAGTGTCGCGCGGCGCGAGTTCATGATGCGCCAATGCGCGGCGGCCGGGCTCGACGCGACCATCGTCAAGGCCGTCACGCCTGCGACATTGCCGGCGCACCCCTACCGTTACGCCGCGCGCCGTGCCGAGATCTATGCCGGGCGGCCGCTGATGCCGACCGAGATCGCCTGCGCCGCGAGCCACATGCGCCTGTGGCAGCAATTGCTCGACGACCCAGACGTCGACCGCTATTTCATTCTGGAAGACGACGTCCGCATCGAGCCCGGCATCCGCGATATCGTCGCGCGGCTCGATCCCCATGCGCCCTCGCGCATCGTCAAATTGAGCGGCATGAACGAGCGGCCGATGAAGCGCGTGGAGGCGGTTGACGACGCGCATGGGCTCTACCGCATGGCCTATGGTCCGCTCGACGCGGGCGCCTATGTGATCGACAAGCCGGCCGCCAAAAGGCTGCTCGCCTATTGCGCCAAATTGGCGATGCCGATCGATGTGCTGATGGATCGCTGCTACATTCACGGCGTGCCGATCTATTCGGTCATTCCCTATCCGGCGAAGGGGATGGGCGTGTTCGATGCCAACCGGCCCGATTACGATCCGACCGATCCGCTGACCACCAGCATCGGCGTACGACCGGTGAAATACAGCCAGAGCACATCGCGCGTGTGGCGCCTCATGCGCAGTGCGGTTAAGATTCCGGCTTCGCTGCTGAAACGCTGGGCCGCATTGACGTTGCGGTTCCGGCACTGA